A genome region from Anastrepha obliqua isolate idAnaObli1 chromosome 4, idAnaObli1_1.0, whole genome shotgun sequence includes the following:
- the LOC129243821 gene encoding MIEF1 upstream open reading frame protein, which yields MFQPSRQQILRLYKHLIRYGNQLQLTDKTYFLGRIRREFKEGRNISDPLKIEFNFKRGETLLRNGRIL from the exons ATGTTTCAGCCTTCTAGACAACAAATTCTGCGCCTTTATAAACATCTCATACGCTACGGTAATCAGTTACAACTAACCGACAAAACCTACTTTTTGGGTCGTATACGTCGTGAATTCAAGGAGGGTCGCAATATCAGTGATCCACTCAAAATTGAGTTTAATTTTAAG CGCGGCGAAACGCTTTTACGCAACGGACGCATTCTCTAA
- the LOC129243820 gene encoding mitochondrial translation release factor in rescue produces the protein MLQRIINVFAGHGNPMSTNFKLLAAAHRWKTTNSKIDYSRYPKLNENDLEENFMRGSGPGGQSVNKTSNCVFLRHIPTNIIIKCHTHRLASKNRVEARKLLLEKLDAHFNGENAVASQLKALELKKSTERKRRQKKLNEMKKNWKEREQEALGDSDSNAEPK, from the coding sequence ATGTTGCAACGCATAATAAATGTATTTGCAGGTCATGGTAATCCAATGTCCACCAACTTCAAACTGTTAGCAGCTGCCCACAGGTGGAAGACAACAAATAGCAAAATTGACTATTCTCGGTATCCTAAATTGAATGAGAACGATTTAGAGGAAAATTTTATGCGCGGCAGTGGGCCAGGTGGACAATCAGTAAACAAAACTTCAAACTGCGTATTCTTACGTCATATTCCTACAAACATTATCATTAAATGTCATACTCATCGTTTGGCTTCCAAAAATCGCGTAGAAGCAAGAAAACTTCTACTAGAGAAACTGGATGCACATTTTAATGGTGAAAATGCAGTAGCATCACAACTAAAGGCACTTGAGTTGAAAAAGTCAACTGAACGCAAGCGTCgccaaaagaaattaaatgaaatgaagaagAATTGGAAGGAGCGTGAACAAGAAGCACTCGGTGACAGTGATAGCAATGCAGAGCCGAAATAA
- the LOC129243818 gene encoding RING-type E3 ubiquitin-protein ligase PPIL2, whose product MGKRQHQKDKMYLTYTEWSELYGGKKVESAENEHIKFKRLPFDHCCITMVPFDTPYSDVDGNVFSLEAIHAFIKTFKVNPITGKSQDAKVLVKLNFHKNAEGEYHCPALFKPFTKNSHIVALATTGNVYSWEAIDQLNIKTKNWKDLIDDSPFQRKDIITIQDPHHLEKFDISRFYHIRKNLRVLSEEEQLERKDPTKRIKTMNLETKETLAQLEKYYQAPEEAPSTSKRIADKFNAAHYSTGAVAASFTSTAMEPVYNHEAAIIEDDLVKYERVKKKGYVRLQTNCGPLNFELYCDAVPRACDNFIRHCTDGYYNNTKFHRSIRNFMIQGGDPTGTGTGGTSIWGKKFDDEFKPNLSHSGRGMLSMANSGPNTNGSQFFITYRSCKHLDGKHSVFGKLVGGMDTLTQMEKVEVDNKDRPIEDIIIETAQVFVDPFKEALEELEKERAEHVAQEAQAAAEIKKQKRLNEPLKVYRQGVGKYLNLKEAKLSNTSVNGKSSEASKNKHKSVVKGTFGDFSSW is encoded by the exons atgGGCAAGCGGCAACACCAAAAAGACAAGAT GTACCTCACGTACACAGAGTGGTCAGAGCTGTATGGCGGCAAGAAAGTTGAGTCTGCGGAAAATGAGCACATAAAATTCAAACGACTTCCTTTTGACCACTGCTGCATTACTATGGTGCCCTTTGACACGCCCTACTCTGATGTTGATGGCAATGTTTTCAGCTTGGAGGCGATACACGCATTTATCAAGACATTCAAAGTAAATCCAATTACTGGCAAATCGCAAGACGCAAAAGTTTTAGTGAAACTAAACTTTCACAAAAATGCTGAAGGAGAATACCATTGCCCGGCGCTTTTCAAGCCTTTCACGAAAAATTCACACATCGTTGCGTTGGCCACTACTGGAAATGTGTACTCGTGGGAAGCTATTGATCAgctgaatattaaaacaaagaaTTGGAAGGACTTAATTGATGATTCGCCATTTCAACGCAAAGACATAATTACAATTCAGGATCCACATCACTTAGAAAAGTTTGACATTTCACGATTTTATCACATACGTAAAAATCTACGTGTTCTCTCGGAGGAGGAGCAGTTGGAGCGCAAAGATCCAACAAAACGTATTAAAACTATGAATTTAGAAACTAAAGAAACATTAGCACAGCTGGAGAAGTACTATCAGGCACCAGAGGAAGCACCAAGTACATCCAAACGTATTGCGGATAAGTTCAATGCTGCACACTATTCTACTGGAGCAGTTGCGGCAAGCTTCACTTCGACTGCCATGGAACCCGTTTACAATCACGAAGCGGCTATAATCGAAGACGATCTAGTCAAGTATGAACGTGTGAAAAAGAAAGGCTATGTGCGACTACAAACAAACTGTGGACCACTAAATTTTGAGCTATATTGCGATGCAGTACCTCGAGCATGTGATAACTTTATACGACATTGCACTGATGGCTATTACAATAATACCAAATTTCATCGCTCAATACGAAATTTTATG ATTCAAGGCGGCGACCCCACTGGAACTGGTACCGGTGGTACATCAATTTGGGGTAAGAAGTTTGATGACGAATTCAAACCAAATCTGTCGCATTCAGGTCGCGGTATGCTCTCAATGGCGAATTCCGGTCCAAATACGAATGGATCACAATT TTTTATAACGTATCGCTCTTGCAAGCACTTAGATGGTAAGCATTCGGTTTTTGGAAAGCTAGTTGGTGGCATGGACACGTTGACACAAATGGAAAAAGTTGAAGTCGACAATAAAGACCGACCCATCGAAGACATAATCATTGAAACGGCACAAGTTTTTGTAGACCCGTTCAAGGAAGCCTTAGAAGAATTAGAAAAAGAGCGTGCCGAACATGTGGCGCAAGAAGCGCAAGCGGCAGCAgagatcaaaaaacaaaaacgcctgAATGAACCGTTGAAGGTCTATCGACAGGGAGTGGGCAAGTATTTGAACCTAAAAGAAGCAAAATTATCGAATACATCTGTGAATGGCAAGAGCAGCGAAGCGtcgaaaaataaacataaatcagTAGTTAAAGGAACTTTTGGTGATTTTTCTAGCTGGTAG